A part of Capsicum annuum cultivar UCD-10X-F1 unplaced genomic scaffold, UCD10Xv1.1 ctg3858, whole genome shotgun sequence genomic DNA contains:
- the LOC124891609 gene encoding uncharacterized protein LOC124891609 yields MDLIIKKCRKSRASEGRPRIKWGGLTPVSAREIGEKMAGFGVWEWRGDVDDMWDKASSCLMEMSREVLGVLSGQADEEDKWVNREVYKVARKEAKLAVMAAKTATFESLYAGLEKKGGEKGELERSEESRDFSYCRRFKVEDVREPIRRMRRGRAMGPNKISVDFLKYTGEAGLRWLTDLFNDIFKTARMPKAWRWNTMILLYKNKGDIQSCNNYRVIKLLNHTMRIWERVVERRLRRFVSISKNQFGFIPGRSMTE; encoded by the exons atggacttgattaTCAAAAAGTGCCGGAAGAGTAGGGCCAGTGAGGGTCGACccagaattaagtggggtggcttgacgCCAGTTAGTGCACGGGAGATAGGGGAGAAAATGGCGGGATTCGGGGTGTGGGAGTGGAGGGGGGACGTGGATGATATGTGGGATAAGGCTTCCAGCTGCCTCATGGAGATgtctagagaggtgttgggtgttttgaGTGGTCAGGCAG ATGAAGAGGATAAATGGGTAAATAGAGAGGTTTATAAAGtagcaaggaaggaggctaagttagcagttatggctGCTAAGACAGCAACGTTTGAGAgtttgtatgcggggttagagaaGAAAGGCGGGGAAAAAG gggagttggagcgcTCGGAGGAGAGCCGTGATTTCAGTtactgtagacgttttaaggttgaggatGTTAGAGAGCCTATCCGAAGGATGCggaggggtagggcgatggggcctaACAAGATTTCGGTGGATTTTTTGAAGTATACTGGTGaagcaggtttaaggtggttgactgatttgtttaacgacattttcaagaCTGCGAGGATGCCTAAGGCTTGGAGATGGAATACGATGAttttgttatataaaaacaagggtgataTTCAGAGCTGCAACAACTATAGGGTTATTAAGCTGTTGAATCACACTATGaggatttgggagagggtggttgagcgaAGATTGAGGAGGTTCGTGTCCATTTCgaagaatcagtttggttttatacCTGGTCGCTCGATGACAGAG